From the genome of Longispora fulva:
GGCCCCACCTACCAGCTCCCGCTGCCCGGCGGCCCGGGCAAGGCGCTCAAGCTGTCCCTGCACCCCTACCGCACCGACATCCCGATCTACCTGGCCTCCATCGGCCCGAAGAACCTGGAGCTGACCGGTGAGCTCGCCGACGGCTGGCTGGCCATCTTCCTCGAGCCGGAGAGCGCCCACGAGCATCTGGACCTGATCGCCAAGGGCCGGGCGAAGGTCGGCAAGACGATGGAGGGCTTCGACGTCGCGCCCAGCGTGCCCCTCGTCATCGGCCCGGACCCGGAGGTCTGCGCCGAGCTGGTCCGCGGCTACGCGTCCCTCTACATCGGCGGGATGGGCAGCAAGGAGCAGAACTTCTACAACCGGCTGGCGACCCGGATGGGCTACGGAGAGGCCGCCGACGAGATCCAGGACCACTTCCTCAACAAGCGCTACCGCGAGGCGATGGCCGCCGTCCCGTACGAGTTCGTCGACCGCACCTCGCTCCTCGGCCCTGTGGAACGGGTCGCCGAGCGCCTCACAGCGTACGCCGCGGCGGGTGTGACTACTCTGTCCGTCAGCGTGTTCGACTCGGACATCGAGGACGGCGTGGCGACCCTGCGCGGGCTCGCCGACGCGATGGAGCGATCGGGAGTTGGGGAGTAGTACGTGGAGATCTGGCAGGCGATAGTCCTCGGAATCGTCGAGGGGTTCACGGAGTTCCTGCCGGTGTCCTCGACGGGGCACCTCACGATCGCCGAGAAGCTGATGGGCATGAACGTCGCCGACGACGCGGTCACCGGCTACACCGCGGTGATCCAGATCGGCGCGATCGTCGCGGCGATCCTGTACTTCCGCAAGGACATCGCGCGGATCGTCGTCGGGCTGTTCAAGGGGATCGTGAACAAGGAGGAGCGCGGCTTCGACTACCGCTTCGGCTGGTACGTCGTCGCCGGCTCCCTCCCGATCGCCGTCGTCGGCCTGGTCGGCAAGCCGCTGATCAAGGGCCCGCTGCGCAGCCTGTGGGTCGTGGCCGGCGCGCTGATCGTGTGGAGCCTGGTGATGTGGTTCGCCGAGCGGGTCGGCCCGCAG
Proteins encoded in this window:
- a CDS encoding LLM class F420-dependent oxidoreductase → MRLGLNLGYWANADQAKRNLALVQEAERLGFSVAWAAEAYGSDNPTTLAWLAAQTSTIELGSAIMQIPARQPAMTAMTAATLDTLSEGRFRLGLGVSGPQVSEGWYGVAFDKPLARTREYIDVVRKVLSRKTVEHSGPTYQLPLPGGPGKALKLSLHPYRTDIPIYLASIGPKNLELTGELADGWLAIFLEPESAHEHLDLIAKGRAKVGKTMEGFDVAPSVPLVIGPDPEVCAELVRGYASLYIGGMGSKEQNFYNRLATRMGYGEAADEIQDHFLNKRYREAMAAVPYEFVDRTSLLGPVERVAERLTAYAAAGVTTLSVSVFDSDIEDGVATLRGLADAMERSGVGE
- a CDS encoding undecaprenyl-diphosphate phosphatase encodes the protein MEIWQAIVLGIVEGFTEFLPVSSTGHLTIAEKLMGMNVADDAVTGYTAVIQIGAIVAAILYFRKDIARIVVGLFKGIVNKEERGFDYRFGWYVVAGSLPIAVVGLVGKPLIKGPLRSLWVVAGALIVWSLVMWFAERVGPQQRGERDVTLKDVLIIGFMQCLALVPGVSRSGATISGGLLRDLDRVTATRLSFFLGIPALTAAGLYELKDALHGSIGVLPLVIGTVVSFVVGYASIAWLLKFVAKHSITTFVGYRVLLGLGIIGLLVAGTISAT